From the genome of Cyanobacteriota bacterium:
CTACCTATCGCCTACGATGCCCTAACAGTTGTAGTTCACCCCAGCAACACTTGGGTAGACAAGATTACGCTGGCAGAACTCAAGGCCATGTGGGAACCTGCCGCAGAGGGTAAAGTCACCCGCTGGAGTCAAGTGCGGCCAGGATGGCCAGATCGTCCCTTGAAACTCTATGGCCCCGGTAAAGACTCTGGTACCTTCGACTATTTTACGGAAGCTGTTGTGGGCAAAAGAGGTGCTAGCCGTGCTGACTATACGGATAGTGAGGATGATGCCGTGCTAGCTAGAGGGGTAAAGCGGGATCCAGAAGCATTGGCTTACTTTGGCTATGCCTATTACGAAGAAAATGAAAAAGCTCTTAAGGCTGTGCCCATAGATAGTGGCAAGGGGCCTGTTATCCCATCTAGCAAGACAGTTGTGGATGGCACTTATACACCCTTAGCCCGTCCATTGTTCATTTATGTCAACAAAAAATCCTTAGCAGACAAACCTGACCTTAAGCCATTTGTTGAGTTCTACATCCTGAATGCTGAAAATCTGGCCAAGAGGGTAGGCTACACTCCTCTGCCAGACGAAGCCTATGTTGTGGTGTTAGAGCACCTTAAACAGCAAAAGGTAGGCACAGTCTTTGATGGTAAGGCCAAGCCAGGGGTGACGATCGAGGAACTGATGAAGAAAGAAGCTGCATTCTAGTGGTTCCTGAATAGTTGCAGTGTTATGCAATGTGACTACAGGATGTGACGGGGATAACGAGGATGGCAGGGTGTTCCCCAGCACACCTGACCAGCGGGGAGATGCCCGAACACACTACTACGGGCACCAACAACTGTGTTGGCTCCAATATGGACGTTTGGTGCAACAAAGCAGTCAGTCGCAATCCAAACACCATTACCAATGACGATTTCCCCTGTCTGTAGCTGAAAACAAGGATCTGCAATGTCGTGGCTGCCTGTGCACAAGTAGCTGCGTTGGGAAATCACACAGTGGTCACCAATGCGAATGTTGTCTAGGTTGTAGAGCACCACATCGTCACCAATCCAACTGTAGTTGCCAATCACTAGCTTCCAGGGAAAGGTAACACGAGCCGATGGACGAATCACCACTCCCCTGCCAATTTTGGCTCCGAATAATCGCAATAATGCTATCCGAGGAGCATGAAAAGCGTGGGGAGTAATGGGAAAAATGACAGCCTGTAGGAACCACCACAACAACACAATCCATCCAGGTCGGCCACGCTGAAACCCAGCTTGATGATAGCGTCGCAAATCTACCTGTGGTGGTGCATCGACATCAGGTAATTCTTGCCCTTGAATGTGTTGGGTCACCGATCGCGCCGCCTACCAATACTGCGCACTCGACCATGAAAATCCAAGATGGTCTGGGCTAGTTCTGCCAAATGACGTTCAATTGCTTGCTTATGGCGCAACAACTCTTGGAGCTTCTGGTAGCGAGAAATTGCCATGCTCACGCTAGCAACCTGCTCAGGGGGGCAAGGGCGAGACCATAACTCACCCGATTCTGTGTAGCCACAGACATAATAAAATGCTGCCGTGGCATCGTTACCTTGAGGCGGATATGAACGCGGCTGAGGGGAGCGCTGGCGATTGGTCGGTAACCCTTTATGTTGACTAGGGGGAGAATCGTAGCCCTTTGACTCTAGCCAACCATCAATCATAGGCCCTTCATGATAGAGGGCCTCAACTTGACTAACAACGCGATGCAATGCCGATTGCCAACCAATGATGGCTGCTTCAATGTCTCGCAGAAGGTTCATTGCCGTTAGGGGTACTGGTAGGTTTGGCTGTAGGGCAGACTGGCTCATGTAGACCTGAGGCAGATGGGAAAATTCGTCGCGTTTGGCATCTATGGACGATGAACTGAGCCGTGGCGATGCAGACGAGTACTCTATAGGTGAAGGGTGGCAAGAAGGTGTGGAGCTTGAGGGTGGTGACGATCGCAATGGTGATGAGGTTGACGAGTGACTTGGTGTTGACAGTGACCTGAAAGAGGGGAGAGTAGGAACCTTATTGCTGGGATGAGATGGCGTTGACTTTGAGGGAGC
Proteins encoded in this window:
- a CDS encoding PstS family phosphate ABC transporter substrate-binding protein gives rise to the protein MFAKVVPLMLSLASLAAVFGLTACGNSPTDSSTNANASVPTKVLIDGSSTVYPISEEAAQEYTFERKSALEFDVKFSGTGGGFKKFCAGQTDISNASRPIKQDEMQACKANGIEFIELPIAYDALTVVVHPSNTWVDKITLAELKAMWEPAAEGKVTRWSQVRPGWPDRPLKLYGPGKDSGTFDYFTEAVVGKRGASRADYTDSEDDAVLARGVKRDPEALAYFGYAYYEENEKALKAVPIDSGKGPVIPSSKTVVDGTYTPLARPLFIYVNKKSLADKPDLKPFVEFYILNAENLAKRVGYTPLPDEAYVVVLEHLKQQKVGTVFDGKAKPGVTIEELMKKEAAF
- the hpsU gene encoding hormogonium polysaccharide biosynthesis acetyltransferase HpsU, translating into MRRYHQAGFQRGRPGWIVLLWWFLQAVIFPITPHAFHAPRIALLRLFGAKIGRGVVIRPSARVTFPWKLVIGNYSWIGDDVVLYNLDNIRIGDHCVISQRSYLCTGSHDIADPCFQLQTGEIVIGNGVWIATDCFVAPNVHIGANTVVGARSSVFGHLPAGQVCWGTPCHPRYPRHIL